GAAGCCCCGGGCGAGGTTGCGCTGGAAGCCGAAGTCCCAGCCGTCGGGACCGGTCGAGCTGTCGAGCACGACGCGGTCGGTGCGCTGCGGGAACATCGTCGCGTAGACCGCGCCCAGGTACGTCCCGTACGAGATGCCCAGGTACGACACCTTCCGCTCGCCGAGTGCTGCCCGGATCGTGTCCATGTCGCGCGCGGTGTTCGCCGTACTGATGTGCGGCAGCAGGGCCGCCGTACTCGACTTGCCGCACTGGTCCGCGATCTGCCGCGACCGATTCGCCTGCTGCAGGACGTCAGCGGCGTTCCGCGCGTACGGCGGGATGCTGGAGTAGTTCTGCTCGGCGGTGAGGTCACAGGTGACCGGCGCGCTCCGGCCGACGCCGCGCGGGTCGAAGCCGATGATGTCGTAGGTGTCCCGCACGCTCTTCGGCAGACCGACGTCGACCAGGTCCGCCGGGAAGCGCTGGCCCGCGCCGCCCGGGCCGCCCGAGTTCGTCAGCAGCACCCCGCGGCGCTTGGCCGGATCGGCAGCGGACAGCCGGGAGACGGCGAGCTGGATCTTCGCGCCGTCCGGAGCGCTGTAGTCCAGCGGCACCTCGAGCGTCGCGCACTCCGACTGCGTCACGGTCGGTGGGTCGAACGCCGGGCACTTCCCCCACTGCAAGGGACTCGCGGCCGGTGCCGCGACGGACTGCGCCGCCACGGACTGCGCCGGTGGCATCAGCACCGCCACCGCCGCGATCAACGCGACTACGGACTTCGTTCGCACGATGTTCCTCCTCTGCCACCGACGGTGGCGTCGAGTTCGGGTGGTTCAGTCGTCGAGCGCGTCGCCGATCGCGAAGCCTGTGGCCGCGCCGACGGCGCGAGCGATCCGTGGGTAGGGATCGGCCATCCGGGCCCGGTCGGCACCGGCCAGTACGGCGGTCAGCACCTCCTCGCTGATCACCCGCAGCAC
The Kribbella italica DNA segment above includes these coding regions:
- a CDS encoding alpha/beta hydrolase; the encoded protein is MRTKSVVALIAAVAVLMPPAQSVAAQSVAAPAASPLQWGKCPAFDPPTVTQSECATLEVPLDYSAPDGAKIQLAVSRLSAADPAKRRGVLLTNSGGPGGAGQRFPADLVDVGLPKSVRDTYDIIGFDPRGVGRSAPVTCDLTAEQNYSSIPPYARNAADVLQQANRSRQIADQCGKSSTAALLPHISTANTARDMDTIRAALGERKVSYLGISYGTYLGAVYATMFPQRTDRVVLDSSTGPDGWDFGFQRNLARGFEERFPDFAKYVAARPQLGLGTTPRQVRAKYDALAARLDRTTTAGRSDGALFRQATFARLYYDKNFPELAGIWQAVDTGTPQRAAAAAAANDNYLASQLHVLCNDSRWPRSVLTYQVTVAIDRIRHPMFGAAAGGINACAFWPNRTPEHVRIDDHGPSNILIAQNLRDPATPLAGARAMQAALGDRARMVTADQGGHLGYLFKDNRCLNDAVTTFLATGNRPHRDLNCKA